The genomic region ACATATGGACCTCGGTTCCCGCGCCATACTCGAAGCACCGGGGGCAAGTGCAGAACTGATTACCCGGGCCATCACTAAAGGCGGAACAATCATATCCCGTGGCCATATCAATGGAAAAGTAGCCGGTACACGCGGCCACCTTGAATGTAAAGGCCTGATCCTCAAGGACGGGGTGATCTATGCCATTCCGGAGATCGAAGGATCGGTTGTCGGGACTGAACTCTCCCATGAAGCAGCAGTCGGGAAACTTGCAAAGGATGAGATCGAGTACCTGATGGCCCGCGGACTCGACGAGGACGAAGCTACCGCTACGATCATCAGGGGGTTCCTCGACGTAAAGATCAGCGGTCTTCCAGAAGCACTCCAGAATCAGATCGATGCATCAATCGATGTGGCGGAGAAGTCGGGATTCTGAAGCGGGTTTGTATGCAAAAATTTCCCCGGGAGGAAGAGCGCACTGCGATGGTCGAGACCCAGATTGCCACAAGGGGCATTAAAAATCCCCGTATTCTCGCCATCATGCGGGAAATTCCCCGCCATCTATTTGTTTCGCCACCCTATGACCGAGACGCCTACAGGGACTCCCCTCTCCCCATAGGAAATGGGCAGACCATCTCCCAACCATATATTGTTGCGCTGATGACAGAACTTCTGGACCCAGGGCCGGATGACTGTATTCTTGAAATCGGAGCTGGCAGCGGATACCAGGCCGCGATCCTTGGCAAGCTGGTAAAGAGCGTGATCACCATCGAGAGGATACCTGCTGTAGCAGATCTAGCCCGATCACACATTGTATCCCTGGGAATCACCAACGTGAAACTTGTGGTCGGCGATGGAACACTCGGATATAGCCCCGGTGCACCGTATAACGGTATTCTCGTAACAGCAGCTGCCCCGCGGATCCCAAAAGCCCTCATCGATCAGCTTGCCAATGGTGGGAGGCTTGTTACTCCTGTTGGAAGCCGCGATATCCAGGAACTCGTACAGATCTGCCGGAAAGGCTCCCGTACCATTGAATCTCATCATGGGGGTGTCCGTTTTGTCCCTCTGATCGGAAAACACGGATGGGAGGACGAAAATTGAAAATTTACGATATTACACGCCCACTCTCCAGTGCCTCTGTCGTCTACCCTGGCGATATGGCCCCCAACTTCGAACAGGAAGACCGGGGGCTGTACCTGATAACCGACATGCAAATGAACAGCCATACCGGGACGCATATTGATGCCCCCGTTCATTATCTGAAGACCGGAGACACCATCGACAAGGTGTCATTTTCTTCCCTGATCGGCAAGTGCAGGGTTCTCGATGTAACCAGTGAAGGGAGGATAATAACAGAGGCTGACCTCATGGGACAAATTGATGGAACAGAACGACTTCTCCTACGTACTTCTTTTTCTGCATCCACCGAGTTTCGGGATGATTACCCGGCTCTGAGCCTTGATGCCGCCCGGTACCTGACCAATGCCGGAGTACACTGCGTAGGTATCGATTCATTCTCGATAGAGTCATTCATCTGCGATGGGTCAGTTCACCGTGAGCTGGCCAGCCATCAGTGTCTCATCATCGAACTTCTCGACCTTTCTGAAGTGCCGGAAGGGGATTACCACATGATTGCACTGCCCCTTCGTCTCGCCGGCCTCGATGGCTCTCCGGCCCGGGTCATTCTTATAGAAACAGAGGAGGACTCCTGATGGATCTTGTAACAGAGTCTGTGAAAAAACTTGAGCAGCTGATGGAACACAGCGGGTGCGAAAACGGGGATGTGGTCCTCCAGGTAAATCCTGATGTCACCAACTGCCAGTTTGAGAAAGGGGCGTGCATGACGGCTGTGTTCGGAGGGAGGAGCGCAGATTTTACTACCTTTGATCCCATCCGGGCCCGAACAAAAATATCATTCATGTTCGGAGCCCCGCTTGATACTCCCCCGACAAGGGGCGCTGCTTGTGCAATCGTGAACGTTGCTGCCGGGTTCTTCTGCCTGTCCAGGATACTGCATGCCTGCCTGCCATCCTCTCATGAAACCTGCAGTATGAAGTTACAGGAAGAGCTAATCGGAAAAAAGATCTGGTGCGTGGGGGAGATCTCGGGATTTGACACAAAATTCCGGTACACCCGTGCTGATTCCCACTCCGATGCCGATATCTTCCTCATTGGTGCAGAGGGAATAATTGCTCCAGGGACTGGGGATCTTATCGAGATCTGGCGCGGAACAAAAAGAATCATCTGTGTCGGACCATCCACAGCAGGCACAGCCCGTCTTCACGATCTCGAACTCTGGTGTCCCTGCGGTAAAAACTGATCCAAAAACTCCTACTTCCCTGATAGGAAAGAAGAGCCAAGCGATAAAATCTATTAAAAGAGCCTCCAATAATTCTCCATGCTTTTCGGGTCGTCGGGAATCCGGAGGAAGTACGATCAGATCCTGATCGATACCGCTCTGAAAGTGGGCTCTGCACTGGCGTACAGGTCATCGGATATTGTTGTAGGAATGGATACCCGGACCACAAGTCCGCTGCTTGCCCATCTTGTAATATCTGGAATTCTGGGGAGTGGCGGCATTGCACGTACTGCGGGAATCGTCCCGACACCCACGGTTGCGTTTGCCACCCGCACAGCAAAGGCCGGCTGCATGATCACCGCTTCCCACAATCCGGAAGAATATAACGGTCTCAAACTTTTCAATCCGGATGGCTCTTCTTTCACGCAATCCCAGCAGGCAGAGATGGAGAAACTCCTCACCAGCCGGTATTGGACGGACTGGCAACACCAGGGAACCGAACGTACCATAGATGCCATAACCCCTCACAAAGAGGCAATTCTGAACTCGGTGCATATCGGTTCTGATCTTCCTGTTGTCCTTGACTGTGGCAATGGCGCCGGATGTACGCTCAGCCCCACCTTACTGATGGAAGCAGGGGCCAAGCCCACTTGTATCAACTGCAACACATCCGGCCATTTTGCCCGGCCTTCCGAGCCGCTTGAAGAAAACCTTCATCATGTGGGAGAGATAGTGCGAAAAACCAATGCTCGCTGCGGCATTGTGCATGACGGTGATGCCGACAGGATGATGGCATTCGACAACAAGGGAAGATATATCGGAGGTGACCACCTCCTTATGCTTTTTGCACGGTACCTGGATGCGAAACAGGTGGTGACAACGAGCGATGCCTCTATGATCATCGATGATTTAGCTGAGGTCCGAAGAACTCCCGTTGGAGATACCTATGTGTCTGAGGAACTGCTCAGGTGGGGTGATTTTGGGGGAGAGCCTTCAGGAGCCTGGATCTTCCCAAAAGTCTCATATTGTCCTGATGGGCCTCATGCCGCTGCGCTCTTCTGCGAGATCGCATCTCAATGGGATATTGCTTCGGAGATTGATGCAATGCCGGTATACCCGATACTCAGGGAATCAATGGCAAGTCCTGCTGCAAGGGAGACGGTAAAAGCCCTTGGTGCTTCAAGTCCCACTGACGGAATCCGCATTGCAGAGGAGGGAGGCTGGTACCTGATACGGGCGAGTGGAACGGAGCCAAAAATACGGATTACTGCTGAGGGGAAGACCCTTTCAAAAGCAAAAGAAATGCTCGCAAAGGGTAAAGAACGTATCCGGCAGGGGAAAACTGCTTAAACATTGTAGGAACAGCTGTACGTATGGAATGTGTCGTTCTCGCCGCCGGGGAGGGAAAACGCATGCGTCCCCTGACGGCGAAGCGCCCGAAGGTTATGCTTCCCCTGGCAAACAGCCCGATGATGGAACATCTAGTTCTTGCAGCTCGCGATGCAGGAATTTCCCGGTTTGTTTTTGTTGTAGGATATGGAGAGCGGGAGATCCGGAAGTACTTTTCTGATGGATCACGGTGGGGGATCCAGATCGAGTATGCCTCCCAGAGACACCAGCATGGAACTGCCGACGCCGTAAAGGCAGCAGAAGATCTCGTAAACGGACCGTTTCTTGTAATGAACGGGGATATGGTGCTCAGGCAGGCAGACATTGCCGAATTGTGCCGGAAAAGGGCTCCCTGCATGAGCACCAGTACCACCGATCACCCGGGAGATTTCGGGGTCGTTATGGTAGAGGGTGGGAAAGTGACTTCACTCGAAGAAAAATCACCCCAGCCCAGATCCAACCTCATCAACGCCGGCGCATATTTTTTCACTCCCGAAATCTTCGAATATATCAATAAAGTCCACCCTTCACCACGGGGTGAACTCGAGCTGACAGACGCCCTCTCAGTTCTTATTGGAGAGAGAAAACTGCAGGCACATGCCCTCTCGTACTGGATGGATGTCGGGTATCCCTGGGATATGCTGGATGCCAATGCTACTCTCATGGGAACGCTCTCTAGTGAGAACAAAGGGACGATAGAAGACGGTGTTTCTCTCAACGGTGCAGTAAAGATCGGCGAAGGAAGCGTCATAAAAGCGGGAACCTATATCGAAGGACCCTGTATCATTGGAGAAAACTGCCGGATCGGTCCCCATGCATATATCAGGGGTGCAACCAGTATCGGGGATAACTGCCACATAGGCCACTGTTCCGAGATCAAGAACTCCATTGTCATGAGTGAGACAAAGATCCCGCATTTTAATTATATCGGGGATTCTATAATAGGAACGGGATGCAATTTCGGTGCGGGTACCAAAATTGCCAACCTGCGGCACGATCATGCCCCCGTTAAAATATGTGGCAAAGATACCCGGAGGAAAAAATTCGGTGCAGTTATCGGGGATAACGTCCAGTTCGGGATCAACTGCTCCATCAATGTCGGTACGATGATTGGGAGCAACGCTCTGTTTGCACCCGGATCGTATATCGAAGGGTGCATAGGGGAGAACGGAATTATCAGGTAGGATACACGATGCAGGCAGTTATTCTGGCAGCAGGAGAGGGAAAGCGGGTCAGGCCACTGACAAGAAGCAGACCCAAGGCAATGATACCGGTTGCGAACCACCCCATCATAGAATATGTCATTGATGCTCTGGTAAAGAACGGTATCCGGGAGATCATCGTTGTCGTAGGATATCGGAAAGAGCAAGTGACCCGGTTCTTAAACCAGCTTGAGCTCCCCATTGATGTCGTTGTCCAGAACAAGCAACTGGGAACTGCACATGCCCTCCAGTGCGCAGAATCAAAAATTCGCGGTGATTTTCTGCTCCTCCCTGGAGATAATTACATTGACCCGCATTCCATTGCACGGATAAAAGATATTCACAATGCCATGCTGGTCAAAGAACACCCGAATCCCTCCAATTTCGGGGTGGTCCTGCTAAAAGAAGGATTTGTTTCCCACATCGTGGAAAAGCCCGAGCATGCGCCCAGTTTCATGGTCAGCACGGGCATTTATTCCCTAAACCGAGATATTTTCCTGTATCTAACAGGAAATGATCTTACTGATGCGATATCCGCCATGATAGAAGAGGGACACCAGGTGCGGGGAATACCCGCCGACGACTGGCAGGATGCAATCTTTGCCTGGGATCTTCTCAAAATGAACAGGCGGCTTTTAGGCACACTCTCCCCTGCCCGTGAAGGCTTGGCGAGCCGACAGACCGTAATACAAGGGGCAGTCAGAATTGGAAAAGGTACGACAATCGGGCCGGGCACGGTTATTACCGGTCCGGTTGCCATCGGAAACGACTGCACGATCGGGCCGAACTGTTGTATCCTGCCCAATACGAGCATCGGTTCAAGAGTTGCGCTGGAGCCATTTTCATTCATCGGGGACAGCCTGATCATGGACGATTCTTCAGTCGGTTCGCATTCACGGATAACTGATACCGTAGTCGGTGAGCGCTGCATACTGTCAGATCATACCTCAATAACGACGGGGACCGGCCTGATGGAGATCGAGGACACTGCAATACGATCGGAATTTGGAGCTATTTTCGGAGACAGCGTGCGGAGCGGTTCCTTTGCCCGTTACAAGAATTCCCTTGTTGGAAATAATACAACCATCGAGGGAAGCAGTTCCCTGACTACCCGCTGCATCCCCGACGACAGTATGGTGATATGACGTGTGCGGTATTGTCGGATACGTTGGCAGAAAAGAAGCTGCTCCGATTATCGTTGAGGGACTTAAAAAACTCGAGTACCGCGGCTACGATTCATTCGGTGTTGCCACACTTGGCAATGGTATTGAACTGGCAAAACACCGGGGCAGGATATCAGAAAATGCCAGTTCTGCCATAAAACTGACGGGAAAAATAGGCATCGGACATACGCGGTGGGCTACACACGGGGCTCCCAATGATATCAATGCTCACCCCCATATGGATTGTTCCGGCAGCATTGCTGTCGTTCACAATGGCATTATTGAGAACTATGCTGAGCTGAAACGGCAGCTCATCTCAAGGGGCCATACCTTCCGATCCGAGACCGATACGGAAGTCGCCGCCCATCTGATTGAAGAGCAATATACAGGAACCAAGAGTCTGCTTGCTGCAGTACAGGAAATTCTTCCCCTACTGGAAGGTTCCTACGCTCTGCTGGTCATCTCATCAAGGGAGGATTGCATGATTGCCGCAAGAAACGCAAGTCCGCTGGTGCTCGGGATTGGTGACGGGGAGACATTTGCTGCTTCTGACATGACCCCGGTTCTGGAACATACTGAGCGGGCGATATTTCTAGAGGAGGGAGATGTTGCATACATTAACCGGGGAAAATATGAGATTT from uncultured Methanoregula sp. harbors:
- a CDS encoding protein-L-isoaspartate(D-aspartate) O-methyltransferase; translation: MQKFPREEERTAMVETQIATRGIKNPRILAIMREIPRHLFVSPPYDRDAYRDSPLPIGNGQTISQPYIVALMTELLDPGPDDCILEIGAGSGYQAAILGKLVKSVITIERIPAVADLARSHIVSLGITNVKLVVGDGTLGYSPGAPYNGILVTAAAPRIPKALIDQLANGGRLVTPVGSRDIQELVQICRKGSRTIESHHGGVRFVPLIGKHGWEDEN
- a CDS encoding cyclase family protein → MGGRKLKIYDITRPLSSASVVYPGDMAPNFEQEDRGLYLITDMQMNSHTGTHIDAPVHYLKTGDTIDKVSFSSLIGKCRVLDVTSEGRIITEADLMGQIDGTERLLLRTSFSASTEFRDDYPALSLDAARYLTNAGVHCVGIDSFSIESFICDGSVHRELASHQCLIIELLDLSEVPEGDYHMIALPLRLAGLDGSPARVILIETEEDS
- a CDS encoding phosphopentomutase/phosphoglucosamine mutase, which encodes MLFGSSGIRRKYDQILIDTALKVGSALAYRSSDIVVGMDTRTTSPLLAHLVISGILGSGGIARTAGIVPTPTVAFATRTAKAGCMITASHNPEEYNGLKLFNPDGSSFTQSQQAEMEKLLTSRYWTDWQHQGTERTIDAITPHKEAILNSVHIGSDLPVVLDCGNGAGCTLSPTLLMEAGAKPTCINCNTSGHFARPSEPLEENLHHVGEIVRKTNARCGIVHDGDADRMMAFDNKGRYIGGDHLLMLFARYLDAKQVVTTSDASMIIDDLAEVRRTPVGDTYVSEELLRWGDFGGEPSGAWIFPKVSYCPDGPHAAALFCEIASQWDIASEIDAMPVYPILRESMASPAARETVKALGASSPTDGIRIAEEGGWYLIRASGTEPKIRITAEGKTLSKAKEMLAKGKERIRQGKTA
- the glmU gene encoding bifunctional sugar-1-phosphate nucleotidylyltransferase/acetyltransferase, with translation MECVVLAAGEGKRMRPLTAKRPKVMLPLANSPMMEHLVLAARDAGISRFVFVVGYGEREIRKYFSDGSRWGIQIEYASQRHQHGTADAVKAAEDLVNGPFLVMNGDMVLRQADIAELCRKRAPCMSTSTTDHPGDFGVVMVEGGKVTSLEEKSPQPRSNLINAGAYFFTPEIFEYINKVHPSPRGELELTDALSVLIGERKLQAHALSYWMDVGYPWDMLDANATLMGTLSSENKGTIEDGVSLNGAVKIGEGSVIKAGTYIEGPCIIGENCRIGPHAYIRGATSIGDNCHIGHCSEIKNSIVMSETKIPHFNYIGDSIIGTGCNFGAGTKIANLRHDHAPVKICGKDTRRKKFGAVIGDNVQFGINCSINVGTMIGSNALFAPGSYIEGCIGENGIIR
- the glmU gene encoding bifunctional sugar-1-phosphate nucleotidylyltransferase/acetyltransferase — protein: MQAVILAAGEGKRVRPLTRSRPKAMIPVANHPIIEYVIDALVKNGIREIIVVVGYRKEQVTRFLNQLELPIDVVVQNKQLGTAHALQCAESKIRGDFLLLPGDNYIDPHSIARIKDIHNAMLVKEHPNPSNFGVVLLKEGFVSHIVEKPEHAPSFMVSTGIYSLNRDIFLYLTGNDLTDAISAMIEEGHQVRGIPADDWQDAIFAWDLLKMNRRLLGTLSPAREGLASRQTVIQGAVRIGKGTTIGPGTVITGPVAIGNDCTIGPNCCILPNTSIGSRVALEPFSFIGDSLIMDDSSVGSHSRITDTVVGERCILSDHTSITTGTGLMEIEDTAIRSEFGAIFGDSVRSGSFARYKNSLVGNNTTIEGSSSLTTRCIPDDSMVI